A single Campylobacter ureolyticus ACS-301-V-Sch3b DNA region contains:
- the hisB gene encoding imidazoleglycerol-phosphate dehydratase HisB, which produces MIERNTKETKIKLKLEIYGTGKSKINTKIGFLNHMLEAFAKHSLMDLEVECDGDIEVDFHHSVEDIGIVLGMALKEQIYPVKNIERYSNSVVVMDESAVSCDLDISNRAFLVYDSIKEGLIGEFDAELIEEFFRAVAFNAGITLHLIKLRGSNKHHIAEATFKAFAVALRRALTKNEKMGIPSTKGVL; this is translated from the coding sequence ATGATAGAGCGAAATACAAAAGAGACAAAAATAAAGCTTAAATTAGAAATTTATGGAACTGGAAAAAGCAAAATAAATACTAAAATAGGTTTTTTAAACCATATGCTTGAAGCTTTTGCAAAACACTCTTTAATGGATTTAGAAGTAGAGTGTGATGGCGATATAGAGGTTGATTTTCATCATAGCGTTGAAGATATTGGTATAGTTTTAGGAATGGCTTTAAAAGAGCAAATTTATCCAGTGAAAAATATTGAAAGATATTCAAATTCAGTTGTTGTAATGGATGAAAGTGCAGTAAGTTGTGATTTAGATATCTCAAATAGAGCTTTTTTAGTTTATGATAGCATAAAAGAGGGCTTAATAGGCGAATTTGATGCTGAGTTGATAGAAGAGTTTTTTAGAGCTGTTGCTTTTAATGCAGGCATTACACTTCATCTTATAAAATTAAGAGGAAGTAACAAACATCACATAGCAGAAGCAACTTTTAAAGCCTTTGCAGTTGCACTAAGAAGAGCTTTAACTAAAAATGAAAAAATGGGAATTCCTAGTACAAAAGGCGTTTTATAA
- a CDS encoding septal ring lytic transglycosylase RlpA family protein — MSYHKNIFILFFIAIFIAGCSTKTSYPVVVSKPKPSTHATMRPYKINGKTYYPQKVEVGETQRGLASWYGPKFHGKSTSNGERYNMYAQTAAHKTFPMNTMVKVTNLNNSKSTVVRINDRGPFVSGRIIDLSKKAASDIGVIASGTAPVAIEVVGFDGHSISKTAPQSERIYIGGTFMVQVGAFRNINGANVYKKEYDGRGGYKAIVKEFDQDGLHRVFLTGFRSEDEARDFAHSSYHLDGAFIVRQ, encoded by the coding sequence TTGTCATACCATAAAAATATTTTTATACTTTTTTTTATAGCTATTTTTATAGCAGGGTGTTCAACTAAAACATCATATCCTGTGGTTGTTTCTAAACCAAAACCAAGTACTCATGCTACCATGAGACCTTATAAAATAAATGGAAAAACATATTATCCTCAAAAGGTTGAAGTAGGAGAAACTCAAAGAGGATTAGCTAGTTGGTATGGACCAAAATTTCATGGCAAAAGCACTTCAAATGGAGAAAGATATAATATGTACGCTCAAACAGCGGCACATAAAACTTTTCCTATGAACACAATGGTAAAAGTTACAAATTTAAATAATTCAAAATCAACAGTTGTAAGGATAAATGATAGAGGTCCATTTGTAAGTGGAAGAATTATTGATTTATCTAAAAAAGCAGCTTCTGATATTGGGGTGATTGCTAGTGGGACTGCTCCTGTTGCTATAGAGGTTGTTGGATTTGATGGCCATAGTATTAGCAAAACAGCTCCGCAAAGTGAAAGAATTTATATAGGCGGAACTTTTATGGTTCAAGTAGGGGCGTTTAGAAATATAAATGGAGCCAATGTTTACAAAAAAGAGTATGATGGAAGAGGTGGATATAAAGCCATAGTTAAAGAATTTGATCAAGATGGGCTTCATAGGGTATTTTTAACAGGTTTTAGAAGCGAAGATGAAGCAAGAGATTTTGCTCATAGTTCATATCATTTAGATGGCGCTTTTATAGTTAGACAATAG